Genomic segment of Camarhynchus parvulus chromosome 1A, STF_HiC, whole genome shotgun sequence:
TACAGACACTAGAATAGcatccatctcctcctcccacagctctgcctgcccagcagggctAACCAAAATCAAAACTTGCTTTACATCAACACAGCCAGTGCAAGTTGTCACCAGACTGACTTTCCACCCATGGTGAGGCTTTCTGAGCACATCCTGCACTCCACCAgtggcaatttcatcctccaaaTAGCTCAGCCCACACCTAGGCTTCAAAACAAGGAATCAGATTTCAGAGGTGCCTGTGGaaaactgtgtttttcctttcctgctttggACATGAAAAATGTTGTAGCCACCAGAAACTTAACTCCAAGGGGTTAAATTATCTGGGAAAAGTAGGTGCTTATCTAACACCTCATCTACTCAGAAAGCAGTGTACAAGCCCATGAATGACTAGCACCAGAGAATTTGGCCCTGAGTTGTTCTGAGAGTTCAGATTGTAACACCCACATTTTGCAGCCCTTCAAATATGGATTTGAAGTCCCTGTTCTCACAGCAGGTGCAGCTAAGCTGGATAAGCCTGCCCAATTAGGATCACTATGATCCTGCAAACTTCAGAAAGGTATTTGGATATTTTGATATTAGTGTATATAATTGTTAATTATTTACACTAAATAGTATgtgtaaataattattgttattatttagtCCATGCTCACACTAAACCTTGTGCAGAACTTACCACACACAACTGAAGAGTCTAcaggaaatggctttttttaaaaggaaaaaaaaagtgtttattttcccCTTGAAACTAAAGGGAAAACACACATTCAGTGGGAGAAATCCAGCACGTTGAGTTCTTCCAACTGCCACTCaaatagagaaaattaaaattatctatTTTACACTACAATCCAAAAGAACATTTACAGTCCtggagattttttccccaaccTCTTGAACATATTTATTCTCTCTGGCAATATGCTATTGAGTAAGTGGACTAGACAGGGATAGGGAATTTCTGTAGGTGGAACAGCTGTACATCTGGAATGCAACCTCTGCTTTATTGGACAACTACAAAgttcttgcaaagaaaaattgtgtttgtcctgcaaaaaaaaccccaaaaccaccaaaaccaaacaacaaaaccccagtgTATCCACAGAGAAAATAGGAATTGCTCATCTTGCAGGAGAGAGAAGCAGGCTGCATTGCATATGGAGGTTAAAGGTTTGCTTGCAGGTGTGGCCCTCAGAAAGCTGCTGTCTGAGGATATATGCACCATCCTTGCAGCAGGCAAGGTGTAGGATGAAAGAGGGAATTGCCTGAGTCTCTACACTGCAGGGGAAGCAAGAAATCCTATTAAGGGTTTATGCTGTTCCAGCAAAATAACTTCCTCACTTGAAGCAGAAGCCAGCTTTTTCACTGTCTTGACTTTGCTCATGCTGACAGCATGCAGTTCTTCAGTCAAGCCCAGTGCCAGCTTTGTACAGAGAGATTCAGCATCAGGAAATGGGCTAGCAAGGCTCCTACTCCTGCTCTCACTCACAACTTCTTTTGCCTCTGAGATGCACTTCCAAGACTTTGAGTGAACATCCCTCCTGTTTCTGAACACTTGTAGAGAAAGAAGTTATTTACTACCTGAATGGGTTTGAAAACACAGTGATGTGCATATTCAAAAATATGTTCTAGAGAAGGCATGCATGGGAGATGTCTGAGGAGACATTTGTGCGTGGTGTGTAACAATTATAATGTGTTTTCATTTACACAGTGTCTCCTCCACACACAAGGGAACGTAGCAAAATGTAACTAAAACCACATATCCTTACAAATAAagggacagagagacagagtTTCATACAAaggttaaacaaaaaaatctgtttaatgTCACTTCGGGGATTACAGGAACTGGAGTAAAACAAACATCCAGGAGAAACTTTGAAGGGTTGCTTCAGGAAAAGCACGTGTGTGCCACCATATCTGCATATTCAATATGTCTTGCTGGGACAGCTTGGGAAAAATAGGAAGCTGGAAATTTTCAGTGTGGGAATTAGATGGAAGAATGTGAACCATTCTAAACAAAACAGAGTGGAGTTGCCAGCTGACTTGCTAAAATGCCAGCGCTCTCTAGGATCCCTTGAAACAGAGCTGAGGActggccctgctgctcagggagtgGGTAGGGAGCCAGGAGATTTGGGCTGGATTCCTGGCCCTGCAACAAACCCAGCATGTGATGCTGGGAAGTCATTCAGCTCTCAGTTTCCAAAACCTGATTTCATGCCTGCACTTCTGGGCACCTAGCGTGAGACAGCAAGAGCCCAAACATCCCAGACTTCAAACAAGGGTAAGCTGCAGGTACTCACTTCCCATCCATGAAGAACACACACTCTGGGGCTTCGTTTCATCATGGATGAAGCAGGGCTAAAACCTGCAAAGGAACCTGAAATGCTACAGAGCTCCAGGTAGGCATAACATGATCAGACATCTTTTGCCACATGGATATGCAAAGGACTATTAATGAGTTACATGGTGCTTCCCACGTCCTGTGGCAATTATTGCCattctataaatattttcaatacaTCTGAAGACTTTTGTTTATGTTTCCTGCTTCAGGGCATCGAGGAATAATCTCCTTGCAAAAGGATTCACTGTTCCAAAAGAAACCTAAAGAACACAGATCAGGATTGCTGGCAAAAAGCGTGGAACGACAACACTGACAAGACTAGGAAAATACTGGATCTCAAGGGTGAAACAGTGCAAAGAAAGAGGCTTTTCCACATAATTTAGTCAGCATGtatgttgggaaaaaaaaacagaagtaaaaaccATATTTCTAGCTTGTACTTTTCTGTAtgcacacatttaaaaaaaaattggaaccATCAGAACTAGAGAAAGTTGTATTCTCATTGCACATGAGTAGGGTCTGGTCACACATTAATTTACATTATACTGTAGGCACAGGTTtattatggatttttttaaaatgaaaaatgtagaCACAAGTTGAAAGAACAAGTGTAAAACACAGATCTTGTTCTACCCATTTATATTTCCATGTCCAGCATGGTGAACTCTATACTTTCTTCCTGCCCTGTTTGTGCCTGCCCTTAATTTTACCCCCGCGTTTCCAGAGAGGATTTCCAAGATTCTTGTCGTGCACAGATAGATAACACGTGTTGGTGAATTTAATTGCCTTAATGGGGTTTTAGAGTTTCCACATGAACCCAAGAACAGAAGCAAGAACAAAAGAAGTTTCTGAAAGGGACATCCCTTTGCAAACATATTTTCGTGCACCCATTATAGTTGCATCAGATAACTTTCAGAAAATCAGGGGAATTTAGCACAAACAGTCACTACGTTGGTACTTCCAGGATTAAAATGTTACAGTAACCTTCCTTTGGCCAGAAGCAATCCAAATCTTCCATTAAATATAACATTCTATTTTGTGTCTTTAGCCTGCCTTCCttacaaaactgtattttctaaCTCTCACCTTTGTGCCAAGCTCTAACTGTGAATCTCATTTTCACAGCATGTTTCCAAAACAGTATTGCcctatttttcacttttcctccAAGAACTTACTTCAGAGCCGGTGCTCAGAAGGCAGGTGACATAACTTGGTCCAATTCAAGTGAATTGCCAATTTTAGAATGCCATTTACTACCTGAAAATGTGCTGGTGGCCACAGTCCAGAGAGGGAGGAGTCAAAAGTAATGCTGCAGTAATCCATGGGTACAAAAATCTTGTGTTTTAAGAGCCACACAGCTACATCTGTACCCTCCCCAAGCTGAGCTCACCCTCTTGTGAGGTTACCTTTCACTGTGGCAAGAATATATGAATTACTTGTCCCTGGCCCTCACTCTGGGGGGCCATGCAAGGCTTGACTGGAAAGCCCAGAGACTGatgtcttttcttccttgcagcTTCTGacagagagcacaggcagcagcttctgACAGCTAAATACCCCTTACTCACAGGCCAGTAATGCTACATTTGCCCTGACTGCAGAGAGGGGATGCACCCACTCTGCCCACAGcatctcccccatcccagggTGAACGTGTTGGCTGtcagtgcagctgcacacacagagcattcATGCACCTCTGCTGGCTTTTGGACTAAACAGCTGTTACAAAGGAAGATTTCACAGACCTGCTGCTGTAACAGGTACCACACAGCATGTCAGACACACATGTTTCTGCTGTGACTGCAGGGGCTGTCCCTATTAGATCAAGTTGTAGAGGTCTCAGAGTTCAATCCCCAGGAATGGCTTATGAAAGCAATTACCACCTGAAAGGTCTCTTTGTTTTTGTGCCACTGCTTTTAATAATAACGATTGCATCAGATATTTTCTGCCATCTCCATCTTCTTTGGTGCTGCTAACGAAGCAATGACAAAGCCCAACACTCAAAATAGCACCCAAGACTTAAAATAGCACACAATACAATGAACTGCAAACACTTCAGGTTTGTGGTTTTGCATCCTGCCCTCCCAAAGCACTTTCCCTTTGATGATTTTAACCATTGAATACCAAGCTCCACATAAGCCCTGAAGGGTGGGACATGCATGGCCAAACCAGGGAATTGCCCAGGTcacctgctctgagcaccagACAgtcctgtcccacagcagcagacagacagacagacatgaaAGGCACATGGCATTCGAGGGAGTTGTCTGGACAGTCACAAATTGTTTTGATTCTTCAAGCAATCCTTTCATTTACGCTTGGTTCAATCTGTTACAGCAGCAACAATCGCTGGCCAATTTAACAGCAAAACTGGGAATATAATCCTGTCCTCCCACACTTCACACCCTCTGACCATTCCCCCTTACATCAGCAGAGTTCTGTTCTTGTCAGCTACTGACTGAAGTAAAAACAAGACCTGAAGAAAATACCCAAATCCAAAAGGTTCTAATCTATAGCTGGAGTCTGCACTGAGACATTAGCTCTGAATTTTGCCCCAGCATCTAACCACATATCCACACTACATGGTATTTTGAATAAACCACCTGATTCCAGGAAATACATGGCACATGAGAATTACTTTGTGCAGGACAAACCATGTAATCCTAAAATACATCCTCATGTAGCACCTATTAGAGACATGAAGCCTGCAAAGTACAAAAACccagtttgttttttaaggaaaggtTCATAGTGACCTAGTCTTCACAACAAAGCTCAAGAGGCAAAAGGGAGTATTAAAATTTCCAATAAAACCTCTTATcagttatattttctttatattctttgatcaaaaaatgaaagatcacaaaaatgaaaatgaaaaaccagCATGAATTCCAAAGGGAATCCACTCACTGAACACCCTATGCTgatttatatatgtgtgtgtgcatgcacacagaTATGCACACATgcaacacagaatcacagaattattgaaaagtttggtttggaagggaccttgaaagGCCACCTAGTCCAACCCCCTgaaatgagcagggacatcttcaactggaccaggttgctcagagtcctgGCCAACCTGACCTTTAACATTTCCAGGAACGCAGcagccaccacctccctgggcaccctgtgtcagtgtttcaccaccctcagtAGAAAACTTGTATCCAGTACAAACTCACTCtcctttagtttaaaaccattaacTATTGTCCTATTGCAACAGTCCCAAAAGGACCCTTTTGGTTTCATTCATACACAAAAAACCATTCCCCAAACTGAATTTGAAGAAGCTCCACTAAACCAACTTTAAACCCAGTTTAAGACCATGGGTTGTATCAAACTTAGTTGATTTTTGTGGTCTTGCTTCAAATCTGATTAAGAAGTTCTGGAAGCCAACTTGTGAAGGACAACTGTGGCTGCATCTAAGTTTAAATGGAtcaagagagagagaagggttAGCTGGGCATGGGATTTATTGTCCAAGTGGTTTTGCATCACTTCTGTTCTGCAGTCCCAAAGGCACTGCccagaggcaaaaaaaagccaaaggcTAAAAAGATTCCTGTGCGTAAATTCACaagtttttccttctgcagctgaagctgtgaaaatgcaaaaagcacATGGAATAGGGTGGCAGAAGAAAAGTAAGGATAAGGAAGGACTCTGTTATCTCTTAAATTACTAACTTGAGCCAAAATTTACCCTGCAAACTGACAGGCAAAAGTAACAAACCAGGCCAGGCTGAGATGGGAGCTAGAGAGAGACCTGGTGGATGTGATACCCAACCACGCAATAAGAGATGCAGGATGGACAACAGTGCAGCTTTATCAGCACAAGCTGCTTCCAATCATAGAAGCCACGAGTGAGTTATGTGAATCCTCCTGAACCCCTGCCAAGCAAAACTGTACAGCCTCCACTGAACAGTGGTgtaactggaggaaaaaaaatgaagcatttatCCGGCAAGTGCTTTCTAAAAGAGAGCATGGCTGTCAGGAGCTGCTCGAGGAGCTGGAATGCTAGAGATGGTTccagggggatggagcagccatcAGAGTGCCTAAGAGACAGGCAgggatttttaataaaatgcagtttatcaCATGGTGATTACCACCTCCTATTTATACCACATGAGATCATGAAAAACATGGCACATATTCCCTTACTCCTGGAAACACAAAGTCAACCCAACAACCATGTGATAAATTGGCCCTTTTCATGCACTTTGTACTTTGTCTTTCTAAACCTCTATTTCCAAACATCTGTCACTTAGACTGGCAAATAAAAATCTGCTGGAATAGTAACTTCTGTGCCTTCCTCTCCCCCAGATCAACACTACAGTAGATTAGGATTACGAATCCAAATTCCAGGCTGTTCCACTCAACATGTAAACCTTAACTGTTCACAAGGAAGGACAGATGATCTAAGTATGTAAGAAGTAAGAAAGAGAACTTTAGTGCCTCAAGAAAATGCATTATCTATTTCTAACTTCTGCTGGCTACACACAAGAGACATTACAGAGACAACGTGCcaagatataaagaaaaaaatatttcaggtaaGCTTTTCTGCCTTGAAGAGCACaccttttcctgctccccttcAAATGTGGTTTGAAAGGCTTAGGGAGAGGAAATTCCACATTATTTCCATGGTAAGATTCTGCAGCTGAGTTTGGGATAATATGGTGAAAGCCTTCATTAGCACGCTTTGAGAATGACTTGTAGAACTTGCTTGTAGCTTTGCCAGTTATGAGTAATGCAACAATCACCGAGACACTTCTGTGCCACATTTCCTTCACACATTGCCTGATGTCTACTGGACTCAGCCTTCTTGTGAGGGATCCCACTGCCTCCAGACAGGGAATCCCTGCCACGACAGGCCTGTGAGATGCCACACCTTTCTCCTCACTCCACGGAAATTCTCCATTTCGGTTGTGATGCTCTACAGCtgatctgcagagaaaaaaaatctattgccCCCAATCTTTTGCTTATTAACCAACTTCCCAACAGcacaaactgcaaaaataatcCTACAAAGGTAATTCATACTGGGCAACACCCCAGTACAGCTCCTGTGTGTGACTGCAGCTCCACAATCACTAAAACCAGGTCTGTGCATTGCTGGATCCCCCAGGAGTACAAATTTCATCGGGATCAGGCCAAGGCATGTgatcaggctgctgctgaatgagCCAGAGCTCAGGATGCAGGGCCAACACCAATCCTGCTCTGGCCACGTGCCAGGCACAGGGGTGCAGACGATACCTGAtctggctggagctgagcacacTGACACCTGAGCCGGCATAAAGTCTGCTAGTAAAAAGTTAACCTGTCAAAAACTTCTTGAATTAACTCGAGCAGGCAGGGTGAATGAATACCAGGTCAGCGCTTCACATCATGTGGCCACCCCATTTTGGAGCCAATAATAGGAGCTGCACTGCTGGCTTTTGTTGCTCTGCCAAACCACAGCCGAATGTTGATAGTGATGTTTATATGCATGGGGAACTCAGTGCAGGATCAGGGCCTCAGAGTCCTTCAACTCGCCTTGCCTCCAACTTAAagcaaaaaggaaggaaaaaagcagagcGAAACCTAAATGTTTAACCTCTAAGTAGTCAACAGAATCCACTAATATGGAATGTGTATGTGAAGGCAGAACCATGAATGCTTCTGTAGCAGACAAGTTTAAATGATGATTAAAATAGAGCCTATTCCTTTGGGTTAGTGAAGGCATCAGTACAGCAAACACATCAGTAACCAGGCTGATTTGTGCAGTATTTCAGCCATCCAGACAGTATTAAAAAGACACCCTGTCATGTTGAACaaatgcaaacttttttttttctttataaagaaaGGGCAGTCCTGCTCTTCTGAAACTGTTTTGAAAAGCCTTACCTGATCACTGGTAGAACTTAAGCCATTTTTAACACTGCTGCAATACTGCCCAGTGTTGGGATGTACATGGGTACCACTACACAAGGCCATAGACAAATAGGAAACGTGGTTTTCAAACATTCTTTCTTGAAATTATTGGAAGTCACTGGAAATTGCTTGGTTTGTGTGAGTACCTCAACAATTTTCAGAGCTAGTTCAAGGAGGCCATTAACTGAAAGCCATTTTCAGAAGATTTTGTATTTCCCATTTCAGAGGCCCTAAACCAGTCCATGCAGAGATGTACAGCAACCTTGACAGCTacccacagctctgagctgtttACAGCCCTGTTCTATCACTCCTGCAGGCATGCCTGGACAGAGAGTTCCCAAACTTTGCTCCTCAAGGCTGTCACACTGCCTCATAGCCATGCTGCACATCACAGCAGCCAGCGTTCCAGCAGGCAAGGGTGAGGCACCATCCACCTTGTAATGTATCAGGtaaagcactgccagcaggttaagggaggtgatcctgcccttTTACTCAGCCCTGGTGTACtgcatccagttctgggctGCTCAGTACTAGAGAGTGCTGGAGTCCCTGGAGAGGGCCCAGTGAAGAGTGACACAGAGGATGAGGGGACTGGAGCATTGCTATtgtgagaaaaggctgagaaaatgggcctgttcagcctcaaaAAGAGATGACTGAGGAACGACCTCATCAATATAAGTATCTTAAGGATGAgtcaagaggatggagccaggctcttctcagtgacaccaagcaataggacaagagcCGACAGGTACAAACTGACGCACAGAAAATTCCTCCAGAACACAAGGAATAACATCTTTCCTGTGTGCACTGCAccaggctgcccacagaggtTGTGGCGTCTCCCTCTCTGTACACTCAAGAGCCGTCTGGATGGcaccctgtgccatgtgctggaGGCGGGGGTGGCCCCGGTGACCGCTGAAGCCGCTGAGGCCCCTCGGGCCGGGTCCCGGTGACCGCCGAGGCCCCTCGGGGCGGGCCTGGAGCCGCGGTGGCGCCCCTGGCGGCGGTGCGGGGCAGCGCAGcacggcgggagcggcgggggcgcCGCGCGGCCCGCGCTGTTTCCAGGGCGACGGCTCGCCGTGTTCCGGACCGTACCATTGCGCAAGCGGCGCGGGTGGGGGCGGGAGGGGAacaggcccggcccggcgccgcCTCCTCCCCCGGCTGCCTCCTCCCCCCGCGCCCGGCCGCGCCTCCCCCCCCCGCGGGCCGGAGCGGCGCCGGGCCCAGCAGCGcgcggcgcggagcggagcgggcggGCCCGGAGCGGCGGAGTCGGTaccggcggcgggcgggccgggccgggccgggccgcgccaCCCCCTGCCCTCGCTGCCTCACCGCCGGCGCGGGatgcgggcggcgcggggccgcgggctgtgagcggcggcagcgcggaGACAaagggaggcggcggcggcggcggggctcggcggcCGGCGCTGGGCACGGGGCGCGGGGGCCGCCGCCGGGGCGCGCCCGCCGGGAtgcggcgcggggcggcgcggccgcggcagcagcgcggcggcggcagcggcgcggcccgcccggcgcggcggtagaggcggcggggccgggccggcggtCGCGCAGTAGCGTCTcccgcgccgcccgcgccgGCGATGtgagggcggcggcggcggcaggaggAGCGCGGCGCGGAGCGGAAGGCGGGCGGGCCCCGGGCGGAagcgggccgggcccggcggcgAGGGGCAGCAGCGCGGCGccggcggggggcggccgggcGCGGGCGGGCGTGCGTGCGATGGAAACGCACATCTCGTGCCTGTTCCCCGAGCTGCTCGCCATGATCTTCGGGTACCTGGAGGTGCGCGACAAGGGCCGCGCGGCGCAGGTGTGCACGGCCTGGCGGGACGCCGCCTACCACCGCTCGGTGTGGCGGGGCGTGGAGGCCAAGCTGCACCTGCGCCGCGCCAACCCCTCgctcttccccagcctggcGGCGCGGGGCATCCGGCGGGTGCAGATCCTGTCGCTGCGGCGCAGCCTGAGCTACGTGGTCCAGGGCATGGCGGACATCGAGAGCCTCAACCTCAGCGGCTGCTACAACCTCACCGACAACGGGCTGAGCCACGCCTTCGTGGCGGAGATCAGCTCCCTGCGCTCGCTTAACCTGAGCCTCTGCAAGCAGATCACGGACAGCAGCCTGGGCCGCATCGCCCAGTACCTCAAGGGCCTGGAGGTGCTCGAGCTCGGAGGCTGCAGCAACATCACCAACACCGGCCTCCTGCTCATCGCCTGGGGCCTGCAGCGCCTCAAGAGCCTCAACCTGCGCTCCTGCCGGCACCTCTCCGACGTGGGCATCGGGCACCTGGCGGGCATGACCCGCAGCGCGGCCGAGGGCTgcctgggcctggagcagctcacGCTGCAGGACTGCCAGAAGCTCAGCGACCTCTCGCTCAAGCACCTGGCCCGCGGGCTGGGC
This window contains:
- the FBXL14 gene encoding LOW QUALITY PROTEIN: F-box/LRR-repeat protein 14 (The sequence of the model RefSeq protein was modified relative to this genomic sequence to represent the inferred CDS: inserted 1 base in 1 codon): METHISCLFPELLAMIFGYLEVRDKGRAAQVCTAWRDAAYHRSVWRGVEAKLHLRRANPSLFPSLAARGIRRVQILSLRRSLSYVVQGMADIESLNLSGCYNLTDNGLSHAFVAEISSLRSLNLSLCKQITDSSLGRIAQYLKGLEVLELGGCSNITNTGLLLIAWGLQRLKSLNLRSCRHLSDVGIGHLAGMTRSAAEGCLGLEQLTLQDCQKLSDLSLKHLARGLGRLRQLNLSFCGGISDXGLLHLSHMSSLRSLNLRSCDNISDTGIMHLAMGSLRLSGLDVSFCDKVGDQSLAYIAQGLDGLRSLSLCSCHISDEGINRMVRQMHGLRTLNIGQCVRITDKGLELIAEHLSQLTGIDLYGCTRITKRGLERITQLPCLKVLNLGLWEMTESEKVR